ACAAAAATAGAAGGGATTGACATACAGGAAGATCTCGTCAACCTTGCAAAACGTAACGCCCAAGAAAATGGTCTTGATGCCAGGGTGTCTTTTTTTCTTAGCGATCTTCGCAATATAAAAGACCGATACGCCTCTCAATCTTTTGATGTAGTGGTTACCAATCCTCCCTACGACGAACCCCATCGAAGCAGGTGGACGGATTCTTTCAGTGACGCAACGGCCAGACAGGGGCTTTACTGTTCGTTAAAAGACGTAGTGAAGGCTGCTCACTTTGTTTTGAAGAATAAAGGACACCTTTTTATGATTTTCCGCGCACAAAGGGGAGCGGAACTTGTTGCTGCCCTTGTCAATGAGAATCTTGAGCCCAAGAGACTGCAAATGGTTCACCCCTATCCCGGGAAAAAAGCAACAGTGATCCTTGTTGAGGCTGTACGGTCTGCAGGAAAGGGAGTGGTCATAGAGTCTCCTCTTTATATCTATGATGGGGAAGGGAACTTTACTCCTGAGCTTCTTGCGGCCTACGACCTGTCGAAGGAGTGACATTATGCCTCTTTTTGTAGTTCCTACGCCAATAGGAAATTTGGAAGATATAACGTTGAGAGCTATTAATGTGCTGAGAAAAGTCGACGTAATCGCTTGTGAAGATACTCGTAAGACAGCGATTCTTCTTCAGCGCTATCATATCCATGTCCCTACTGTCTCCTACTATGCCCATAACGAGCAAAGGCGTACAGAGCAACTTATTGAACGGCTGAGAAGGGGAGAAAAAGTTGCCCTAGTCTCTGACGCTGGGACACCGGGGATTTCTGATCCTGGGAGTGTACTTATCCAGGCGGCTATTTCTGAGGGCTTTGAAATTGATATTCTGCCAGGCGCTACGGCATTTGTTCCCGCTTTAATCCATTCTGGATTTGAAACTCATCCCTTTACCTTTTACGGCTTTCTTCCTGACAAGAAGGGGGAACGTAGGGAGATTCTTCAGAGTTTGCAATTTCACCCTTTCCCGCTGATATTTTATCTGTCCCCCCATAAAGCTCAAAAACATATGGCTGATATGCTTGATATTTTAGGAAATAGACGTGCAGCTCTGGTGAGAGAGATCAGTAAAATATACCAGGAAGCCAGGCGGGCTAACCTTGATGCCATTTTATCTCAGGCAGAAGCAGAGGGAGTACGTGGGGAACTCGTACTTGTTGTGGATAAACCACTTCAACAAGTACTTGATGATGGTCAATGGAAAAAAGAAGCAGAACAGATGGTAACCAATGGCATTAGTCAAAAAGAAGTTGTAAAATTTATAATTCAACGTTATCCTGTAGCGAAAAATGCAGTCAAGGATTGGCTGATTCAGGTGAGACAGAAAATAGATCGATAAGGAGGAACAATGATGTCTGAAAAAAGTTTTTATATTACAACGCCTATTTATTATGTCAATGACATCCCTCATATAGGACACGCCTACACGACAATAGCTGCAGACGTAATGGCTCGTTACCGTCGCATGATGGGTGATAGGGTTTTCTTTTGTACAGGAACTGATGAGCATGGGCAAAAGATACAGCAAAGCGCGGATGCGAAAGGAATGACAGCTAAAGAACTGGCAGATAGGACTATGGAAAATTTTCGTAGATTATGGGAAGTCCTGAACATCTCAAATGACGATTTTATCCGAACAACAGAAGAACGCCATGAAAAGGTAGTTCAGGGAATATTCAAAAAACTCATGGATCAGGGAGATATTTATAAAGGTACTTATGAAGGTTGGTACTGTATCCCTTGTGAAACTTACGTTCCTGAAAGCAGTATGAAAGAAGATAAGACTTGTCCTGACTGTGGACGGCCCCTTCAAAAGATGGAAGAAGAAAGCTATTTTTTCCGGGCTTCCAAATATAGTGACCAACTTCTTGACTATTACGAAAAAAATCTAAAGGCCATTATGCCCAGGAGCCGATATAATGAAATTGTGAGTTTTGTCCGTAGCGGACTGAGAGATCAGTCAGTATCACGAACAAGCATCAAATGGGGGATTCCAGTCCCTGGAGATGAAAAACACGTAGTGTACGTCTGGTTTGACGCATTGATTAACTATCTTACCGCCTGCGGCTACATGTCTGATTCAGAAAAACTCAACATATTCTGGCCAAGTGTCCATCATTTGGTAGGTAAGGATATTATCCGGTTTCACTGTGTGATTTGGCCCATAATGCTCATTGCCCTTGGGCTTAACCCGCCAGTGACAGTTTTTGCCCATGGGTGGTGGACTGTAGAAGGAGAAAAAATGTCAAAGTCAAAGGGTAACGTCGTTGATCCTTTTGAGATGGCGGATGTATATGGCGTTGACCCTTTTCGATACTTTGTGCTTAGGGAGGTACCCTTCGGACTGGATGGAGATTTTTCAGAGCAGGCTATGGTTTTGCGAATCAACTCTGATTTGGCCAACGATCTGGGGAACTTGCTCAACAGAACCCTTCAGATGGTGAAAAACTTCAGGGATGGCATTGTTCCCGCCCCGACAAACTTTGAAAGCCTGGACAAGGAGATTGAAACCCTTCTACAATCCACTTTCTCGCAGGTTGAAGAGAGCATGTCGTGTTTCGCTTACGAAGAAGCGTTGAAAGCCATTTGGGCCCTTATTCGGAGGGGAAACAAATATATTGATGAAACCATGCCCTGGAAACTGGGAAAAGAAGGACCTCAGGAGCGTCTTGACACAGTCCTCTTTGTCTTAGCTGAAATGCTCCGTGGAACAGGACTTCTTATCGCTCCCTTCATGCCATTGACAGCGGAAAAGCTCTGGGGGCAACTAGGGCTTCCTGGAACGCCTGAAAAACATGGGATACCGGCCTTCTCTTTTGGCGGTTTCCCTGCAGGAACACAAACAATTAAAGGGGATGTCCTTTTTCCCCGCATCGATGTTGAGAACTGGAAGAAAGAAAGAGCTGAACGAGAGGCGCGAAAAGGGTCGGTGCCTGACCCTGGAAATCACGAAGAACAAATAATGATTGAGGATTTTGCCAAAGTGGAGCTTAGGGTTGGACAAATTATTGCAGTTGAAGAAATTCCAAAGGCAAAAAAACTCTATAAGTTGCACGTGGATCTTGGATACGAAAAGCGAACGATAGTTTCTGGGATAAAAGAGCATTTTTCTG
This region of Aminobacterium colombiense DSM 12261 genomic DNA includes:
- the metG gene encoding methionine--tRNA ligase, with protein sequence MSEKSFYITTPIYYVNDIPHIGHAYTTIAADVMARYRRMMGDRVFFCTGTDEHGQKIQQSADAKGMTAKELADRTMENFRRLWEVLNISNDDFIRTTEERHEKVVQGIFKKLMDQGDIYKGTYEGWYCIPCETYVPESSMKEDKTCPDCGRPLQKMEEESYFFRASKYSDQLLDYYEKNLKAIMPRSRYNEIVSFVRSGLRDQSVSRTSIKWGIPVPGDEKHVVYVWFDALINYLTACGYMSDSEKLNIFWPSVHHLVGKDIIRFHCVIWPIMLIALGLNPPVTVFAHGWWTVEGEKMSKSKGNVVDPFEMADVYGVDPFRYFVLREVPFGLDGDFSEQAMVLRINSDLANDLGNLLNRTLQMVKNFRDGIVPAPTNFESLDKEIETLLQSTFSQVEESMSCFAYEEALKAIWALIRRGNKYIDETMPWKLGKEGPQERLDTVLFVLAEMLRGTGLLIAPFMPLTAEKLWGQLGLPGTPEKHGIPAFSFGGFPAGTQTIKGDVLFPRIDVENWKKERAEREARKGSVPDPGNHEEQIMIEDFAKVELRVGQIIAVEEIPKAKKLYKLHVDLGYEKRTIVSGIKEHFSVEELLGKRIVVVVNLKPVKLCGVESRGMLLASGPADKSTLALLTPDKDIPLGSRVS
- a CDS encoding tRNA1(Val) (adenine(37)-N6)-methyltransferase — protein: MDGIKVTKDNVLYGALTAWQPVDGPRVTVDTILLASFVKARGKDRILELGCATGVISLLLALRLPEATKIEGIDIQEDLVNLAKRNAQENGLDARVSFFLSDLRNIKDRYASQSFDVVVTNPPYDEPHRSRWTDSFSDATARQGLYCSLKDVVKAAHFVLKNKGHLFMIFRAQRGAELVAALVNENLEPKRLQMVHPYPGKKATVILVEAVRSAGKGVVIESPLYIYDGEGNFTPELLAAYDLSKE
- the rsmI gene encoding 16S rRNA (cytidine(1402)-2'-O)-methyltransferase, coding for MPLFVVPTPIGNLEDITLRAINVLRKVDVIACEDTRKTAILLQRYHIHVPTVSYYAHNEQRRTEQLIERLRRGEKVALVSDAGTPGISDPGSVLIQAAISEGFEIDILPGATAFVPALIHSGFETHPFTFYGFLPDKKGERREILQSLQFHPFPLIFYLSPHKAQKHMADMLDILGNRRAALVREISKIYQEARRANLDAILSQAEAEGVRGELVLVVDKPLQQVLDDGQWKKEAEQMVTNGISQKEVVKFIIQRYPVAKNAVKDWLIQVRQKIDR